CAAATCCAAAAAAGCGGGTTATCGCCTCGTTGGCGATGTCGATTACACAGCCATCAGCAAAAAAGCGCGCGCCGTCACACCCGTCCCGGGCGGCGTTGGTCCTATGACCATCACCATGCTCCTGTACAACACCATAACATCGGCCAAACGCATGCACGGTCTTGTATAAAGCGTCACATTCAAGCACAAAAAAACCGCCGATCTTGAGCAATCGGCGGTTTTTCGCATTTCCCACTAAACATAATCTTCGGCATTATCCACGGGATCATACCCGATCTCTTCGCGCGCATTCTGAATATCCCAATACGCTCGCGTATTACCCGAAATGCCGTAATAAATCGCAAAATCAATTTTCTCTGGCGCCTCAATACTCCGCCAGGTCAGTTGCACCGTATCTTTATAACTCAGCCAGCTCGATAAAATGCGGTCACTACCTCGATTCTGAACAGAAGAAACGGGCTGAAAAGACCCAATGCGATGGCAAATCACAGATAGACCATATTCATCAACGTAATATCTTCCCAACGCTTCGCCATACGCTTTGCTCGCGCCGTAATAACTATCGGGACGCACGGGCATTTCCCAGGTCGTATAAATCGGCCCCTTCTTCTCGTACATGCCAGTAACGTGATTTGTACTGGCAAAAATGACCCGCTTCACCCCCTTGCGCTTGCACGCCTCGTAAATATTGTAGGTACCGATAATATTTGCCTCCACTGTTTCTTCAAACGTCGCCCCACCCGAAGGATTGCCCGCCATGTGAACCACCGCATCCATGCCATCCACAGCCTCTTCCATCTTCTCCAGATCCGTGATATTTCCCACCATCACTTCCTCGTCGTACTTCTGATCTAAAACTGTGCGATTGTAAAGCACTCTCAGTTGATACCGCTCGTACAAACCATCTGTGAGAACCACGCCAATACGCCCTGCTGCACCTGTGATCAACACCCTCTTTCGCGCCACAATATCTCCCTTCAAAATATAAAAAATTTACGAATACGCCTCATCCTCGCGCTTGAGTTCACGAGGCGAGACCATCACGGTTTTCTCATTGCGAATAGTCACCAGTCCCGGCGGTGCCCCGCGCGGTTTTTGCACATAGCGAACCTCCGTATAATTGACCGGCACGCTTTTAGCACCCCGCGCTTTGCTCCAGTAAGCCGCCAGACTGGCCGCTTCTTCAAGTGTTTTTCGAGAGGGGTGGTCCGCTCTGCCATCGCGTTTGAGAATCACATGGGATCCCGGGCAGCCGTGAACGTGCAAAAAGAGATCATCTCGACCTGAACTTTTGGTAAGCCTGTCGTTCTCCGCATTATTCCGCCCCACCAGCACGCGCCACCCATCCCGTGTGCGATACCGCCTGGGATGAATATCGCCGCTCTGGCGTTTAGACCTGACCTGCGGCCTCTTTTTGGGCACTTTGATCAGACGCGCATCTTCCAGTTCCTGGCGTATCTCATCGTACTCGGCTTCCGAACGGATAGTGTTGAGGCGATCTTTATAATGCAGAATTTCATCCCTCTCCCTCTGTGCAACCTCGAGGCGTTTGGCGAGAATGGGTGCGCCCTTTCTCGCTTTCTGCGCCCGCTTGAGATACGCGCTGGCATTTTCCGAGGCCGTGCGCCGCGGATTGAGGGGAATAACCATCTCCTCGCGAGACGGATCAAATACATCGGGCAACCTGATGGTATCGACATTCAGAGGAATTTGCGCGATATGACACATCAGCACATTCCCCATCTTTTCATACAAATCTGCATTATCCGCATCGTCGATATCTGCGCGGATACGCCCAATCTTTCGCTCGCAAATAGTCAGGCGATTTTTTAGATCCTTCTCGATATTTTTCCACCTCCCTTTAAGAGCCTCAGACTGGACTTCGCCTGCCACAACATCCGATATGGCTTCGCCGAGCGTGCGATACGCTTGTTCTATCTGCGT
This portion of the Gemmatimonadota bacterium genome encodes:
- a CDS encoding NFACT family protein; translation: MNLSPLTLRRLCDELRPQIDHRLIRDVFLVGQHDLFLHLGDVGHLLLSAHPNRCCLMLTQPPVDAERVRIPWGDRYLRGAGIIGIEHVPHERIVHLLVRKRDRIGTTTDSRIICELINRYANVVLANMRTNRILGVLRSFRARQNRVREISPGKFYQPPPALDRMPPESAKFSFLVDIPEDARADALVQHIAGLDLLSARELLHIAGFGEKRALSTSDLANFAEIIRTFFANPPFYDGGLRVREGDNRSAVCALDIRHTQIEQAYRTLGEAISDVVAGEVQSEALKGRWKNIEKDLKNRLTICERKIGRIRADIDDADNADLYEKMGNVLMCHIAQIPLNVDTIRLPDVFDPSREEMVIPLNPRRTASENASAYLKRAQKARKGAPILAKRLEVAQRERDEILHYKDRLNTIRSEAEYDEIRQELEDARLIKVPKKRPQVRSKRQSGDIHPRRYRTRDGWRVLVGRNNAENDRLTKSSGRDDLFLHVHGCPGSHVILKRDGRADHPSRKTLEEAASLAAYWSKARGAKSVPVNYTEVRYVQKPRGAPPGLVTIRNEKTVMVSPRELKREDEAYS
- a CDS encoding NAD(P)-dependent oxidoreductase; protein product: MARKRVLITGAAGRIGVVLTDGLYERYQLRVLYNRTVLDQKYDEEVMVGNITDLEKMEEAVDGMDAVVHMAGNPSGGATFEETVEANIIGTYNIYEACKRKGVKRVIFASTNHVTGMYEKKGPIYTTWEMPVRPDSYYGASKAYGEALGRYYVDEYGLSVICHRIGSFQPVSSVQNRGSDRILSSWLSYKDTVQLTWRSIEAPEKIDFAIYYGISGNTRAYWDIQNAREEIGYDPVDNAEDYV